Below is a window of Humulus lupulus chromosome 9, drHumLupu1.1, whole genome shotgun sequence DNA.
CACCCCCGCAATCAAAGAGGGAGGTTGTCGTACGGTGAGACTGTCCCTAAAATCTTGAAATAACACTAAAGAAAGTCCTTTTGTGAAAATATCTGCAATCTGATAGCTCAAGGGGACATGTAAGACACGTACTAGTCCACGAGCAACTTTTTTGCGAACAAAATGAATATCCATTTCTATGTGTTTAGTGCGTTGATGCTGAATTGGATTACCAGAAAGGTATATCGAACTAACATTATTTCAGTAAACCAATGTAGCCTTATGGATAGGAAATTGTAGCTCCAGAAGAAGATTACGCAACCAACATGACTCAGAAACCACATTGGCAACGCCTGAGTATTCAGCTTCAGCACTGGAGAGAGGTAATGTGGCTTGGTGTTTAGAGGACCAGGAAAGTAAGTTATCACCAAGAAACACATAGTAACCAGAAGTGGACTGCCTGGTATCTGGACACCCATCCCAATCTGCATCTGTATATTGAATCAGAGATGATATCGAAGAAGGATATAGATGCAGTCCATGATGAAGTGTTCCTTTAATGTAGCGTAGGATGCGCTTGAGAGCATGCATATGTTCATCCATTGGATTATGCATAAATAGGCAGATTTGTTGCACCGCATAAGAAATGCCAGGTCTCGTGAATGTGAGATATTGAAGAGCTCCTGCAAGGCTGTGGTAGTGAGAGGGATCCTCATATGGAGTGTTAGTTTTAGCACTGAGTTTTGGTTTAGTATCAACCGGAGTAGGACAAGAATTACATGAGGACATGTCAACACGCTCAATAATTTCTTCTGCATACTTTTTCTGAGACAAAAATAGACCACCTGCATGTCGAGTGACTGCTATACCCAAGAAGTAACTCATTGGACCCAAATCTTTTATAGAAAATTCAGAGttgagaagtgtcatgatagACTTGCGAAGAGTACTAGAAGAAGCAGTGGGGatgatatcatccacatatagaaGTATGTAAGCCATAGTTGTACCATTCCGATAGAGGAAAGGAGAGTTGTCAGACTTGCTTTGAGAGAACCCAATAGAAGAAATGTAGTTGGCAAATCATTTGTACTAGGCACTAGGAGCTTGCTTGAGCCCGTATAACGATTTCCGCAGAAGACATACACTATTAGGATGATCTGGATCCTTAAACCCCAATGGTTGATACATGTACACTGTTTCTTTTAGCTCACCATGTAAGAAATCATTCTTGACATCCAACTGATGAATGGGCCAAGCTTTAGAGAGAGCAAGACTGAGCACAGTTTGTATGGTTGCTGGTTTGACTATCGGGCTAAAAGTCTCTCCACAATCCACACCAACTTGTTGACTTGCACCATCACCTACAAGGTGGGATTTATGCCTCTCAAAAGAACCATAAGATTTTTCTTTATGTCTAAAAATCCACATAGACTAAACAACATTAACATCAGGTGGACGGGGAACCAAATCCCACGTCTTATTTTTAATAAGAGAAGTATATCCATCATCCAAAGCTATTTTCCAATTCGGGTCTTTGAGTGCAAACACTGGGTTACGAGGTAGAGGTGATTTTTTGACATGAGTGAGAAGGCCATGAGTGAGAAGGCTAAAGGATTGGAGTCTGGCACTAGGTTGGTAGTGTCGGATTGGGCTGCATAATTGGGGGTTGGGTACGTGGCAGTAGGCAGAGAGATGGGAGATCTTGGTAAGCTGGGCTGCAAAGAACTGGGCCCTGGAAAGCTGGGCCTTGGTGAGTTGGGCTGAGATGTTTGTGCCTTGGGCATATTTTGAGCAGTAgctttattttgaaaatgattaATTAGGAAAGGTGAAATACCATTATCAAGGAAATCATAAGTTGTGGAAGTTGAAGTGTGCAATTGTGAGAAGGGAAATTGGGTTTCGTCAAATAAAACGTGGCGACAAATGATaattttatttgatgataaatcaTAGCATTTGTAACCACGATGATTAGACGGATACCTAAAAAGACACATGGTGTGGAACGAGGTTGAAGCTTATTTATCATAATGGAAGGGAAGAGAGGATACCATAAGCAATCGAAAATTCATAAATGAGAGTACGATTGGTCTTTTTGGTATAAAATTTGTAGTGGCGATTGATAGGTGAGTGTTTTACTTGGTAATATGTTAAGAAGATATGTTGCCATTTGCAATGCATGGTGCCAAAACGATGGAGGTAATGAAGCATGAGCTAACAAAGTTCGAATAATGTTATTAATCGAATGAATCTTTTTTTCGGCTTTTCCATTTTGAGATGAGGTATGAGGACAAGAAAAACGAAAAGAAATACCATTTGCTTCATAAAGACTCATAACTGGACCATTATCATATTCTCTACCATTGTCACATTGGATATTTTTGAGTTCCCATTCGAATTGAGTTTTGATGTAGGCTCTAAATTTAAGAAAggtggaaaagacttaagatTTTTTGGAGATGGGAAAAGtccataaattttttgaaaagtcATCCAAATAGAGTACATAATATTTGTGTCCCAAAGAACTCAAAATAGGAGATGTCCACAAATCATTATGCAAAATATCAAAAGGCAAATAAGTAGAGTTATGAGAATCAACAAAAGGCAATTTAACATGTTTACCAAGCAGACAAGAATGACAAAAACTCAAATTTGTTCGCCTAAGGGAGTCTAAAACAGGTGCTCCCGGGTGACCTAAACGGTCATGCCAAATAGATGGAGATAAAGCTGTAAATGTGGATGGAGAAATGACTTGATTTGTGGTGGTGGTTATAGGATATAGCTCGCCTTGACTATCACATCTCATTAGTGTCATCCCTGACTAAAAATCCTTCAGAGAAAACTCAAAAGGATCAAATTCAACAGAAACTTGGTTATCTGTAGTAAACTTTCTTACCGAAACTATGTTTTTAATCAAATTAGGGGCATGAAGGACATTTTTTAGTACAAAAGAAGGGGGATGGAGAGGGGAAGGGGGGAGGGGAAAGTAAATTGGCACTACCAAAACCACGAATAGGAATAGAATGTCTTTTCCAACAATTATACCATGTTTTTTGCTCAAATTTAAATAAGACGAGAGATTACCTTGTGCGGATGTCATATGAGACGTTGCCCCTGTGTCCATAAACCACGATGGATTTGGTTGAGAAATGCTAATAGTGTACAATGCCGCTTCAATGTCAATTGGGCTAGGAGAAGTCGTTACATTGAAAGATGATTGTTGTGGCCTTGGACCAAGAAGGCCAGCGCTGCTGAGGCTTGAGAGAAAAATTGGGACCTGACCCAATTGTAGGAAGGGTATGGGCATGGAGGAACAACCCAAGGAGCCCACTGTTGCATCCAAGGATGTGGCTGGCACTCCATCTGATGTCGACGCCCACTGCCAGAGGTCTGCCCGCCACCAGAACCACTGTCGTCGTCCTTGCCTGAGGTTCGCCCACCCTCGCCGGAGTTCCGACCACCTCTGCTGGAATGTTTATTGGGAGTTTGTTTATTTTTACCCTTGTTTCCACGGTTATTATTGTTATTCCGATTATTAGTATGATTACTATGAGAAG
It encodes the following:
- the LOC133799773 gene encoding uncharacterized mitochondrial protein AtMg00810-like: MAYILLYVDDIIPTASSSTLRKSIMTLLNSEFSIKDLGPMSYFLGIAVTRHAGGLFLSQKKYAEEIIERVDMSSCNSCPTPVDTKPKLSAKTNTPYEDPSHYHSLAGALQYLTFTRPGISYAVQQICLFMHNPMDEHMHALKRILRYIKGTLHHGLHLYPSSISSLIQYTDADWDGCPDTRQSTSGYYVFLGDNLLSWSSKHQATLPLSSAEAEYSGVANVVSESCWLRNLLLELQFPIHKATLVY
- the LOC133799774 gene encoding uncharacterized protein LOC133799774; the protein is MTRPKQMIFLSGNGSMRRSCNGFMPWSHPTSSPPFLDDSAEHAWQSVVDLFHDNKNSRALFLNKEFTNTSLADFSTTNAYCNLLKSLADQLANVRALVNDQGMVLKILEGLTEQYSNFFTVMQNKKTLPSNHTNNRNNNNNRGNKGKNKQTPNKHSSRGGRNSGEGGRTSGKDDDSGSGGGQTSGSGRRHQMECQPHPWMQQWAPWVVPPCPYPSYNWVRHKEKSYGSFERHKSHLVGDGASQQVGVDCGETFSPIVKPATIQTVLSLALSKAWPIHQLDVKNDFLHGELKETVYMYQPLGFKDPDHPNSVCLLRKSLYGLKQAPSA